A single Klebsiella variicola DNA region contains:
- a CDS encoding DUF1479 domain-containing protein, producing MAALPTHETLPADHKAAIRQMKQALRAQIGDVQAVFDKLSARISERLDEINALKATGQEVWPTIPFSDIAEGKVSDEQRAAIKRRGCAVIKGHYPREQALAWDNAMLEYLDLNHFDDVYKGPGDSFFGSLEASRPEIYPIYWSPSQMQARQSDEMAAVQSFLNRLWRFEQNGKRWFDPDVSVIYPDRIRRRPPGTTSKGLGAHTDSGALERWLLPAYQQVFANVFNGNIDAYDPWDAAHRTEVEEYTVDNTTKCSVFRTFQGWTALSDMIPGQGLLHVVPIPEAMAYVLLRPLLDDVPEDELCGVAPGRVLPISEQWHPLLIKALSSIPALNAGDSVWWHCDVIHSVAPVENQQGWGNVMYIPAAPMCEKNLAYAQKVKIALEKGASPGDFPREDYEASWQGRFTLEDLNIHGKRALGIPV from the coding sequence ATGGCTGCTCTCCCGACCCACGAAACATTACCTGCCGACCACAAAGCGGCAATTCGCCAGATGAAACAGGCCTTACGGGCACAAATTGGCGATGTCCAGGCAGTGTTCGATAAACTCTCGGCGCGTATCAGCGAGCGCCTGGACGAGATTAATGCCCTGAAAGCCACAGGCCAGGAGGTCTGGCCGACGATCCCGTTCAGCGATATCGCCGAAGGAAAAGTGAGCGATGAGCAGCGCGCGGCGATTAAGCGCCGGGGCTGCGCAGTGATCAAAGGACACTACCCGCGCGAACAGGCGCTGGCCTGGGACAACGCGATGCTGGAATACCTCGATCTGAACCATTTCGATGATGTTTACAAAGGACCTGGCGACAGCTTCTTCGGTTCGCTGGAGGCTTCGCGTCCGGAAATCTATCCGATCTACTGGTCCCCCTCGCAAATGCAGGCGCGACAGAGTGATGAAATGGCGGCGGTGCAATCCTTCCTCAATCGCCTGTGGCGCTTTGAACAGAATGGCAAGCGCTGGTTCGATCCGGATGTCAGCGTGATTTACCCTGACCGTATCCGCCGCCGCCCGCCGGGAACCACGTCAAAGGGGCTGGGGGCGCATACCGATTCTGGCGCGCTGGAGCGCTGGCTGCTTCCCGCCTATCAGCAGGTTTTCGCCAACGTCTTTAATGGCAATATCGACGCCTACGATCCGTGGGACGCCGCGCACCGTACCGAAGTGGAAGAGTACACCGTCGACAACACCACCAAATGCTCGGTGTTCCGCACCTTCCAGGGCTGGACCGCGCTGTCGGACATGATCCCGGGTCAGGGGCTGCTACACGTGGTGCCGATCCCGGAGGCGATGGCTTATGTGCTGCTGCGCCCCCTGCTCGACGATGTGCCGGAAGATGAGCTGTGCGGCGTCGCGCCGGGCAGAGTGCTGCCGATCTCTGAGCAATGGCACCCACTCTTAATTAAAGCGTTAAGCTCGATTCCGGCGCTGAACGCTGGCGATTCCGTCTGGTGGCACTGCGATGTTATTCACTCAGTGGCGCCGGTGGAAAATCAACAGGGCTGGGGCAACGTGATGTACATCCCGGCCGCGCCGATGTGCGAAAAGAACCTCGCCTACGCGCAGAAAGTGAAAATTGCTCTGGAAAAAGGGGCCTCGCCGGGGGATTTCCCGCGCGAGGACTATGAGGCCAGCTGGCAGGGGCGCTTCACCCTGGAAGATCTGAATATTCACGGGAAACGGGCGCTGGGTATCCCGGTTTAA
- a CDS encoding LacI family DNA-binding transcriptional regulator, with amino-acid sequence MDKKLRVAEIAARTGLSASTVSRVLAGKANTSDKARRAVLECARELGVMQGLAAGRLLLNNLLVFAPQRAFDERSDIFYYRVIQSINNALAAHEVRLRYCALDENDSDANLFLARMNEAETQAAVLLGIDDPHIHGLAADVGKPCVLINCRDEGMRLPSIAPDHRLIGQCAARYLFDMGHRAVMNVMCLRRYTMELRLGGIQEAWRARNLRFTASRDLISVANFSARETEEQVGAWLDALQGRPMPTAFLVGGDFMAAGTVSALQKRGLRVPQDVSVMSIDGFNLAAIQEVPLTAVHVPRDELGSEAVHLLQQRLLRPEAPHGSLLLHGTLVVRDSVRRIRPGKGHTAVEPQGLYDD; translated from the coding sequence ATGGATAAAAAGCTGCGCGTCGCCGAAATCGCCGCCCGCACCGGGCTGTCGGCCAGCACCGTTTCGCGCGTCCTGGCCGGAAAGGCGAATACCAGCGATAAGGCGCGCCGGGCGGTGCTGGAGTGCGCCCGCGAGCTGGGGGTCATGCAGGGACTGGCCGCCGGGCGTCTGCTGCTCAATAATCTGCTGGTGTTTGCTCCACAGCGCGCCTTCGATGAGCGATCGGATATCTTCTACTACCGGGTGATCCAGAGCATCAATAACGCGCTGGCGGCGCATGAAGTGCGCCTGCGCTACTGCGCACTGGACGAGAACGACAGCGACGCCAATCTGTTTCTTGCCCGCATGAACGAAGCGGAGACCCAGGCCGCGGTGCTGCTGGGGATCGACGATCCGCATATTCATGGCCTGGCGGCGGATGTGGGCAAACCCTGCGTATTGATCAACTGTCGGGATGAAGGGATGCGGCTGCCGTCCATTGCCCCCGACCATCGTCTGATTGGCCAGTGCGCCGCCCGCTATCTGTTTGATATGGGCCATCGGGCGGTGATGAACGTGATGTGCCTGCGCCGCTATACCATGGAGCTGCGGCTGGGCGGGATCCAGGAAGCATGGCGCGCGCGCAATCTGCGCTTTACCGCCAGCCGGGATCTCATCAGCGTCGCCAACTTTAGCGCCAGAGAGACGGAAGAGCAGGTAGGGGCCTGGCTTGACGCTTTACAGGGGCGCCCGATGCCCACCGCCTTCCTGGTGGGCGGTGATTTTATGGCCGCCGGCACCGTCAGCGCCCTGCAAAAACGAGGCCTGCGGGTGCCGCAGGATGTTTCGGTAATGAGTATCGACGGGTTTAATCTGGCGGCGATCCAGGAGGTGCCGTTGACCGCGGTGCATGTGCCGCGAGATGAGCTGGGCAGCGAGGCGGTGCATCTCCTGCAGCAGCGCCTGCTGCGCCCGGAGGCGCCGCACGGCTCGCTACTGTTGCACGGCACGCTGGTGGTACGTGATTCGGTACGGCGGATCCGGCCGGGCAAAGGCCATACCGCCGTGGAGCCGCAGGGGCTGTATGACGATTAA
- a CDS encoding MFS transporter — protein MSQGLNNDIAVSKTRRVVKNLRWWVLVLFLLGVTVNYITRNSLGIIAPELKATLGITTEQYSWIVGAFQLAYTIFQPLCGWLIDVIGLKLGFMICATLWALACIAHAGAGSWLHLAMLRFFMGGAEAAATPANAKTIGEWFPKSERPIAAGWAGVGFSIGAMLAPPIIYFAHASFGWQGAFMFTGALALLWVVLWWAFYQNPEKHPNLSKSELEYIKQDNEAPPVKQPFFTALKTVSKNKRFYGIAIPAFMAEPAWAVLSFWVPLYLAKEHGMDLKQIAMFAWLPFLAADLGSVVSGYLTRLYVRWFGCTRVNSVIASSVTGAFLMISLALVAITRDPYITIILISIGGFGHQIISCMLSALVVESFDKGQMATVNGMRGSAAWIASFLFSLLIGVTADKIGFNPLFIAMGFFDLIGAVFLVAFIAERRAKRA, from the coding sequence ATGAGTCAAGGCCTCAACAATGATATCGCGGTCAGTAAAACGCGCCGGGTGGTAAAAAACCTGCGCTGGTGGGTGCTGGTCCTGTTTTTACTCGGCGTCACCGTCAACTACATCACACGTAACTCGCTGGGGATTATCGCCCCGGAACTGAAAGCGACGCTCGGTATTACCACCGAACAATATTCCTGGATCGTCGGCGCGTTTCAGCTGGCTTACACGATTTTCCAGCCGCTCTGTGGCTGGCTTATCGACGTCATCGGCCTGAAGCTCGGGTTTATGATCTGCGCTACCCTGTGGGCGCTGGCCTGTATCGCCCACGCCGGGGCTGGCAGCTGGCTGCACCTGGCTATGTTGCGCTTCTTTATGGGCGGCGCCGAGGCGGCCGCCACGCCGGCGAACGCCAAAACCATCGGCGAGTGGTTCCCGAAATCTGAACGGCCAATCGCCGCCGGCTGGGCTGGCGTCGGCTTCTCTATCGGCGCAATGCTGGCCCCGCCGATTATCTACTTCGCCCACGCCTCCTTCGGCTGGCAGGGGGCGTTTATGTTTACCGGCGCGCTGGCGCTGCTGTGGGTAGTGCTGTGGTGGGCTTTCTATCAGAACCCGGAAAAGCACCCGAACCTCAGCAAAAGCGAGCTGGAGTACATCAAGCAGGATAACGAAGCCCCGCCGGTGAAACAGCCCTTCTTTACCGCGCTCAAAACCGTCTCGAAGAATAAACGTTTCTATGGGATCGCCATCCCCGCCTTTATGGCCGAGCCTGCCTGGGCGGTACTGAGCTTCTGGGTGCCGCTGTACCTGGCGAAAGAGCACGGCATGGATCTGAAGCAGATCGCGATGTTCGCCTGGCTGCCGTTCCTCGCCGCCGATCTTGGCAGCGTGGTCAGCGGCTATCTCACCCGCCTGTACGTTCGCTGGTTCGGCTGCACGCGAGTCAACTCGGTTATCGCCAGCTCGGTAACCGGCGCGTTTCTGATGATCTCGCTGGCCCTGGTCGCCATTACTCGCGATCCCTATATCACCATCATCCTGATCTCCATTGGTGGTTTCGGCCATCAGATCATCTCCTGCATGCTCAGCGCGCTGGTGGTGGAGTCTTTCGACAAGGGACAAATGGCGACGGTCAACGGTATGCGCGGCTCCGCGGCGTGGATCGCCAGCTTCCTGTTCTCATTATTAATCGGGGTGACCGCCGACAAAATTGGCTTCAACCCGCTGTTTATCGCCATGGGGTTCTTTGACCTGATTGGCGCCGTTTTCCTGGTGGCATTTATTGCTGAACGTCGCGCCAAGCGCGCCTGA
- a CDS encoding formate C-acetyltransferase/glycerol dehydratase family glycyl radical enzyme, which yields MTTLKLNTLSARIQAHKMALVHIVKPPVCTERARHYTEMYQQHLDKPIPVRRALALAHHLAERTIWIKHDELIVGNQASEVRAAPIFPEYTVSWIEKEIDDLADRPGAGFSVSEENKRVLHEVCPWWRGQTVQDRCYGMFTDEQKALLATGIIKAEGNMTSGDAHLAVNFPLLLEKGLDGMRAKVAERRSRINLTVLEDLHGEQFLKAIDIVLEAVSDHSKRFAALAREMATAESRESRRHELLTIAENCDIIAHEPPKTFWQALQLCYFIQLILQIESNGHSVSFGRMDQYLYPYYRRDVELQQSLDREQAIELLHSCWLKLLEVNKIRSGSHSKASAGSPLYQNVTIGGQNLVDGQPQDAVNPLSYAILESCGRLRSTQPNLSVRYHAGMSNDFLDACVQVIRCGFGMPAFNNDEIVIPEFIKLGIEPQDAYDYAAIGCIETAVGGKWGYRCTGMSFINFARVMLATLEGGRDATSGQVFLPQEHALSKGNFANFDQVLADWDNQIRYYTRKSIEIEYVVDTMLEENVHDILCSALVDDCIERAKSIKQGGAKYDWVSGLQVGIANLGNSLAAVKKLVFDQGAIGQQELAKALAEDFDGLTHEQLRQRLINGAPKYGNDDDSVDELLARAYQTYIDELKQYHNPRYGRGPIGGNYYAGTSSISANVPFGAQTMATPDGRKAHTPLAEGASPASGTDHLGPTAVISSVGKLPTGAILGGVLLNQKLNPSTLENESDKQKLMVLLRTFFEVHKGWHIQYNIVSRDTLLEAKKHPDQYRDLVVRVAGYSAFFTALSPDTQDDIIARTEHTL from the coding sequence ATGACGACTCTCAAACTCAATACCCTCAGCGCCCGCATCCAGGCCCATAAAATGGCACTGGTGCATATTGTCAAACCGCCGGTCTGTACCGAACGCGCCCGCCACTACACCGAGATGTATCAGCAGCATCTTGATAAGCCAATCCCGGTGCGTCGCGCCCTGGCGCTGGCGCATCACCTTGCCGAGCGCACCATCTGGATCAAGCACGACGAACTGATCGTCGGCAACCAGGCCAGCGAAGTGCGCGCTGCGCCGATTTTCCCGGAATACACCGTCAGCTGGATTGAGAAAGAGATCGACGATCTTGCCGACCGCCCCGGCGCCGGCTTCTCGGTCAGCGAAGAGAACAAACGCGTGCTGCATGAAGTGTGCCCATGGTGGCGCGGGCAGACCGTACAGGACCGCTGCTACGGTATGTTTACCGATGAGCAGAAGGCGCTCCTCGCCACCGGTATTATCAAGGCGGAAGGCAACATGACTTCCGGTGACGCCCACCTGGCGGTCAACTTCCCGTTACTGCTGGAGAAAGGCCTCGACGGCATGCGCGCCAAGGTTGCTGAACGCCGGTCGCGCATTAACCTGACGGTACTGGAAGACCTGCACGGCGAGCAGTTCCTGAAAGCGATTGATATCGTTCTGGAAGCGGTCAGCGACCACAGCAAACGCTTCGCCGCGCTGGCGCGCGAGATGGCGACAGCAGAATCCCGTGAATCACGCCGCCACGAACTGCTGACGATAGCCGAAAACTGCGACATCATCGCCCATGAGCCGCCGAAAACCTTCTGGCAGGCGCTGCAGCTGTGCTACTTCATTCAGCTTATCCTGCAGATTGAATCCAATGGCCACTCGGTCTCCTTTGGCCGTATGGACCAGTACCTCTATCCGTACTACCGTCGCGACGTTGAACTGCAGCAGTCGCTGGATCGCGAACAGGCCATTGAGCTGCTGCACAGCTGCTGGCTGAAGCTGCTGGAGGTCAACAAAATTCGCTCCGGCTCGCACTCCAAGGCCTCTGCCGGCAGCCCGCTGTACCAGAACGTCACCATTGGCGGCCAGAACCTGGTCGACGGCCAGCCGCAGGACGCCGTCAACCCGCTGTCGTATGCCATCCTGGAATCCTGTGGTCGTCTGCGCTCTACCCAGCCGAACCTCAGCGTGCGTTACCATGCCGGGATGAGCAACGACTTCCTCGACGCCTGCGTCCAGGTTATCCGCTGCGGCTTCGGCATGCCGGCGTTTAATAACGACGAAATCGTCATCCCGGAATTTATCAAACTCGGCATCGAGCCGCAGGACGCCTACGATTACGCCGCCATCGGCTGCATCGAAACCGCGGTTGGCGGCAAATGGGGCTACCGCTGCACCGGCATGAGCTTTATCAACTTCGCGCGGGTGATGCTGGCGACGCTGGAAGGTGGCCGCGATGCCACCAGCGGTCAGGTATTCCTGCCCCAGGAGCATGCCCTGTCGAAAGGCAACTTCGCTAATTTCGACCAGGTGCTGGCAGACTGGGATAACCAGATCCGCTACTACACCCGTAAATCCATTGAGATTGAGTACGTGGTCGATACCATGCTGGAGGAAAACGTCCACGATATTCTCTGTTCGGCGCTGGTGGATGACTGTATCGAACGGGCGAAAAGCATCAAGCAAGGCGGCGCGAAATATGACTGGGTTTCTGGCCTGCAGGTGGGTATCGCCAACCTCGGCAACAGCCTGGCGGCGGTGAAAAAACTGGTCTTCGATCAGGGCGCCATCGGCCAGCAGGAACTGGCGAAGGCGCTGGCGGAAGATTTCGACGGTCTGACCCACGAGCAACTGCGCCAACGGTTGATCAACGGCGCGCCGAAGTACGGTAACGATGATGACAGCGTCGACGAGTTGCTGGCGCGGGCCTACCAGACCTATATCGACGAGCTGAAGCAGTATCACAACCCGCGCTATGGCCGCGGCCCAATCGGCGGCAACTATTACGCCGGCACGTCGTCTATCTCCGCCAACGTTCCGTTCGGCGCCCAGACGATGGCGACACCGGATGGCCGTAAAGCGCACACCCCGCTGGCGGAAGGGGCCAGCCCGGCCTCCGGTACCGACCATCTGGGGCCGACAGCGGTCATCAGTTCGGTGGGCAAACTCCCCACCGGCGCGATCCTCGGCGGCGTGCTGCTTAACCAGAAGCTGAATCCGTCCACCCTGGAGAATGAGTCCGACAAGCAGAAGCTGATGGTGCTGCTGCGCACCTTCTTCGAGGTGCACAAAGGCTGGCATATCCAGTACAACATCGTGTCCCGCGACACGCTGCTGGAGGCGAAGAAACACCCTGACCAGTACCGCGATTTAGTGGTCCGCGTCGCCGGATACTCGGCGTTCTTCACCGCCCTGTCGCCGGATACCCAGGACGATATCATCGCCCGAACCGAACATACGCTGTAA
- a CDS encoding glycoside hydrolase family 31 protein, which translates to MKTLKHWSLHQQLEHHVELTVDGQHTLCLYVLEENLFRVLLKRQGQLALDRTWSIAPQQDVPWEGRARDDLSGFSLPAWQMTKEDDALTIATRQLRVTVHQPLWLEWSYRDDAGEWQTLASDRPTSAYLANAHGDGVAHYLSRRKDERFYGLGEKAGDLQRNGKRYEMRNLDAMGYNAVSTDPLYKHIPFTITQRSDISYGLFYDNLSSCWLDLGNEIDNYHTAYRRWQAEAGDIDYYLFTGKQVLDVTKAFVRLTGKTLFGPKWSLGYSGSTMHYTDAPDAQNQLMNFIRLCEQHAIPCDSFQLSSGYTSINGKRYVFNWNYDKVPQPKVMSQSFHDAGLKLAANIKPCLLQDHPRYGEVAERGLFIRDSQTDAPERSSFWDDEGSHLDFTNPHTVAWWQEGVTTQLLEMGIDSTWNDNNEYEVWDGEARCYGFGREIAIKHIRPVMPLLMMRASMEAQQRFAPQKRPYLISRSGCAGMQRYVQTWSGDNRTNWDTLRYNIRMGLGMSLSGLFNVGHDVGGFSGDKPEPELFVRWVQNGVMHPRFTIHSWNDDQTVNEAWMYPEITPAIRSAIELRYRLLPYLYTLLWQAHADDEPMLRPTFLDHQHDTQTFAECDDFLLGRDLLVASVVEPGARQRQLWLPDNQDGWYDFYSHQWFAGGQWVTLDAPLEKLPLLVRAGAGLPLSERISHVDAQKDDRRELQLFPLKGTGSTRGLLFEDDGESWGYKEGDALWLEWEMICSANSINLNINARGSYRPAWKALKLSLPAGEKRKLLVNGVEGTEWRR; encoded by the coding sequence ATGAAGACGTTGAAACACTGGAGTTTGCACCAACAGCTGGAGCATCACGTTGAATTGACCGTTGATGGTCAGCACACTTTGTGTCTGTACGTGCTGGAAGAGAATTTATTCCGCGTCTTGCTGAAGCGCCAGGGCCAACTGGCGCTGGATCGCACCTGGAGTATCGCCCCGCAGCAGGATGTGCCGTGGGAAGGCCGCGCGCGGGATGACCTCAGCGGTTTTAGCCTCCCGGCCTGGCAGATGACCAAAGAAGATGACGCGCTGACCATCGCCACCCGCCAGCTGCGCGTCACCGTCCACCAGCCGCTATGGCTGGAGTGGAGCTATCGCGACGACGCCGGCGAGTGGCAGACGCTCGCCAGTGACCGCCCCACCAGCGCCTATCTGGCAAACGCTCACGGCGACGGCGTCGCCCATTATCTGAGCCGCCGCAAAGATGAGCGTTTCTACGGGCTGGGTGAAAAAGCCGGCGACCTGCAGCGTAACGGCAAACGCTATGAAATGCGTAACCTCGATGCCATGGGCTACAACGCCGTCAGCACCGACCCGCTGTATAAACATATTCCGTTTACCATCACCCAGCGCAGCGATATCAGCTACGGCCTGTTCTATGACAACCTGAGCAGCTGCTGGCTGGATCTGGGCAATGAAATCGACAACTACCACACCGCCTATCGCCGCTGGCAGGCGGAGGCCGGCGATATCGATTATTACCTGTTTACCGGTAAACAGGTGCTGGATGTGACCAAAGCCTTCGTCCGCCTGACCGGTAAAACCCTGTTCGGGCCAAAATGGAGCCTCGGCTACAGCGGCTCCACCATGCACTACACCGACGCGCCGGATGCGCAAAATCAGCTGATGAACTTCATCCGCCTGTGCGAGCAGCACGCGATCCCTTGCGACTCGTTCCAGCTCTCTTCCGGCTATACCTCGATCAACGGCAAGCGCTACGTCTTTAACTGGAACTACGACAAGGTGCCGCAGCCAAAAGTGATGAGCCAGTCGTTCCATGATGCCGGGCTGAAGCTGGCCGCCAATATCAAACCCTGCCTGCTGCAGGATCATCCGCGCTATGGCGAAGTGGCGGAGCGCGGTCTTTTTATTCGCGATTCGCAAACCGACGCGCCGGAGCGCTCCAGCTTCTGGGATGATGAAGGGTCGCATCTCGACTTCACCAACCCGCACACCGTGGCCTGGTGGCAGGAAGGCGTGACCACCCAGCTACTGGAGATGGGTATCGATTCGACCTGGAACGATAATAACGAGTATGAGGTGTGGGACGGCGAGGCGCGCTGCTACGGCTTTGGCCGCGAAATCGCCATTAAACATATTCGCCCGGTGATGCCGTTGCTGATGATGCGCGCCTCCATGGAAGCCCAGCAGCGCTTTGCGCCGCAAAAGCGCCCGTATCTGATCTCCCGCTCCGGCTGCGCCGGGATGCAGCGCTACGTCCAGACCTGGAGCGGCGACAACCGCACCAACTGGGATACGCTGCGCTATAACATCCGCATGGGGCTGGGCATGAGCCTTTCCGGGCTGTTTAACGTCGGCCACGACGTCGGCGGTTTCTCCGGCGATAAACCCGAGCCGGAGCTGTTCGTGCGCTGGGTACAAAACGGCGTGATGCATCCGCGCTTTACCATTCATTCGTGGAATGACGACCAGACGGTCAATGAAGCCTGGATGTACCCGGAAATCACCCCGGCGATCCGCTCAGCCATCGAGCTGCGCTACCGTCTGCTGCCCTATTTGTACACCCTGTTATGGCAGGCGCATGCCGATGACGAACCGATGCTGCGCCCGACCTTCCTCGATCACCAGCACGATACCCAGACCTTCGCCGAGTGCGATGACTTCCTGCTGGGTCGCGATCTGCTGGTGGCCAGCGTGGTCGAGCCCGGCGCCCGTCAACGCCAGCTGTGGCTGCCCGATAATCAGGACGGCTGGTACGATTTTTACAGCCACCAGTGGTTCGCCGGCGGCCAGTGGGTGACGCTGGACGCGCCGCTGGAAAAACTGCCGCTGCTGGTCCGCGCCGGCGCCGGTCTGCCGCTTAGTGAACGTATCAGCCACGTCGATGCGCAAAAAGACGATCGTCGCGAACTGCAGTTGTTCCCGCTGAAAGGTACCGGCTCAACCCGCGGTCTGCTGTTTGAAGACGACGGCGAAAGCTGGGGCTATAAAGAGGGGGATGCGCTATGGCTGGAGTGGGAAATGATCTGCAGCGCCAACAGCATAAACCTGAATATCAACGCTCGCGGCAGCTACCGTCCGGCGTGGAAAGCGCTGAAGCTGTCATTACCGGCGGGAGAAAAGCGCAAGCTGCTGGTGAATGGCGTTGAAGGGACCGAGTGGAGGCGCTAA
- a CDS encoding Cof-type HAD-IIB family hydrolase, with protein sequence MTVKVIVTDMDGTFLNDAKTYDRSRFLAQFAQLQQRGIEFVVASGNQYYQLISFFPEIREQISFVAENGALVFEHGKQLFHGELTRHESQVVIGELLNDPQLNFVACGLQSAYVSDKAPDAFVDLMSKHYHRLQRVSDYHRIDDTLFKFSLNLPDSEIPQLIDKLHVSLDGIMKPVTSGFGFVDLIIPGLHKANGISRLLKRWNLSPQQCVAIGDSGNDAEMLKLVKYAFAMGNAADTIKAIAGYATDDNNHDGALNVIQAVLDNTAPFNA encoded by the coding sequence ATGACCGTTAAAGTTATCGTCACCGATATGGACGGAACTTTTCTCAATGACGCCAAAACCTACGATCGCTCACGGTTTCTGGCGCAATTCGCCCAGCTGCAGCAGCGCGGCATTGAATTTGTTGTCGCCAGCGGCAACCAGTACTATCAGTTGATCTCCTTCTTCCCGGAGATCCGCGAGCAGATTTCGTTCGTCGCCGAAAACGGCGCGCTGGTCTTTGAGCATGGTAAGCAGCTGTTCCACGGCGAACTGACCCGCCACGAATCGCAGGTGGTGATCGGCGAATTACTTAACGATCCGCAGCTGAACTTCGTCGCCTGCGGCCTGCAGAGCGCGTATGTGAGCGATAAAGCTCCGGACGCCTTCGTCGACCTGATGTCAAAGCACTACCACCGTCTGCAGCGGGTAAGCGATTACCACCGCATCGACGACACGCTGTTCAAATTCTCCCTCAACCTGCCGGACAGCGAGATCCCACAGCTGATCGATAAACTGCACGTGTCGCTCGACGGGATCATGAAGCCGGTCACCAGCGGCTTTGGCTTTGTCGATTTGATTATCCCCGGCCTGCATAAAGCCAACGGCATCAGCCGCCTGCTCAAACGCTGGAACCTTTCGCCGCAGCAGTGCGTGGCCATCGGCGACAGCGGCAACGACGCCGAAATGCTGAAGCTGGTGAAATACGCTTTCGCCATGGGTAACGCCGCCGACACCATCAAGGCTATCGCCGGCTACGCCACTGACGATAATAACCATGACGGCGCGCTGAACGTCATTCAGGCCGTCCTCGATAATACCGCTCCCTTCAACGCGTGA